cattttctcaattCTCTGATTAAACTCTttagctaaagtttttctacagacaaaaggaggcagaggacatggtggggaaggaccatagggtcctgttCCATTTCACCTGGAGTAGGTGACCTTGACAATGCGTCTGCTATATTTCAGAATTGATATATGCTATATGCCTcctgttacttcccctttttagGGTGAATGTATATTGCCGTTATTCTATCTCTGTGAATAACGGTATATGTTGAGTGTATGGGGcagattacttttctttttagttcatAGGTCTCTGGATCAAGAGGAACTGCAGGTGAGGACCCTCATCTACCTCTAAATCAAATGCAGATAACAAGTTACGGGTTTTCAccattatttatttgtgtatttatacaGGTTGTTTTTGGATATAAGACTTTCAGATGTCTTGGGAGGGAATGATTTGCATGAGACAAGAATGAGAACCATTGGAGCCAGAGGGCAGACCATGGTAGAACCTTATAACAAGGGCCTCTGAAGAATCTTATCTCCTTGCTACAATACCCTTTTGCAGTGGGCTTCTGCTGCACCTCCCTTCAATATAGGTGGAGTCTGTTTTCCCACCCTTTGCATTTGAGTTCACATGATGACTTGATCTGACCAAAAGAATGTGGTGAAAATAACACTGCAATTTCCAAGCTAAGCCTTAACCAAAACTTTACCTTCTTCAAACACTCCTGCCACCATGTAAGAAAGCCCAGGCTAAACTTGTGAATGATGACAGGCCTTGTGGAAAAAGAGTACCAGCTGACAGTGACACCAAGGTCTCAGACTGTAAATGAGGCCATCTTAGACACTCAAGTCCCAGTCAAGCCACCAGAGGACTGCAGCCTCACAGGCAACCTTTTTGGGTGACTAGAAGAACTGCCAGACTGAAtaattgtttcaagccactaggTTTTAGAGCGGCTGTTAGACAGCAAAAGCTATGAAAACacattctacattttaaaagttcatgaCTCGTGATCTAAATTTCATAGATTTGAATAAAATTTGAGACATACTGAAGCAGCCCAACACAGGTAAAATCCTTGGTGGGAAGAAAATTTCTGAGAGAGATTAAGAATGAACCGTCATAAAGAAATCCAGAGTTGAAGctgcagagatttttttaaaacgaTTTTTTCCTATAAGTAGTTTTTACTGATTATGCCATTCCCTCACTCAACCAACACCAGGTGTTTTTCCAACTGATTTCTCGCCaaaatctaagaggaaaacatttttgtaTGCCTAAATAAACCTAAAACAAAGTAAGTTTGTAATTCCTCCACCCAACATCTTGTCCCTAGTAGAAATATAATTGCTTTTTAGAAGCAAACTGCTGTCAGTGCATTACCATATCATGACTAAATTTATCTTAAGAAAGAAATCCCTAGATAAAAACACCAAGGAAGGGATACATTTAGAAAACAGATACATTACTTAATAGATCAAACTTTCTGCTATGGACACTTTCTAATATCTGACTCAATATTACAAGCTTTCGTTTATCCTGACTTCTGTTTCTTTAACCGAAATCAACATCCACTACCAATTCATTGCTCTCAGTCTAAAATAAGTATacacttttattctgttttctgttgAGAATTTCTTCCACTTAATCAGTTTTAACTATCCACAGCAACATTCCAGAGCACCAACGACTCCATGAACTTTGATGAACTACTGGATATGACTGGAACTCATTTTGGGTACCACTCAATCCTGGAAATCTTCCATGCCCTACTGAAAACTTCTTTTTAAGTTATGAAGTgaaaggaaagaattttaaagtcaAGGTGGCAATATAATTATATGTCCTCCCCTTTTCTCCTCCACTTACCCCAGCTCCACCACActatatacacacaaaagaacTACTAGTAGATACAACAAGGCCATGATGGGATCTGACTCAGGATTAGCAAGCATTTAACTGAATCTCATATTCCAAAATGCCAGAGCGGGTGGTAAATCAGAGGAAAGTAGGGCTTGACTTCCTCATGTACAAATTCTAGTCGATGTGCCAGAAACTGAAAACTGGCAGAATCTGTGGAATTTTCCAAGACATATGTCAGATAGTAATTTTACAACTCACTCACAAACACACATTCTAAATCATCTTACTGCTATGGAAATATTTCCAAAGCAATGGTATTTTAATACAGCCATGCTACTTATTTGTAGAAAAAGCATTCCCCTGTTTTAGATAATGTAAGAAACAAAGTACACAGTACCCTAGATACCCTAACTGCATGccagaaattatattttagatttaaaaagaaccaaaagaaacaaTATGTTAAATCAGAAcaaagattctttaaaaaggaagggaagaaataactTTGTAAGAAAGTCATTAAGGAAAAGTGATACCAAATTAACAGACGAAGGAAATCTATTAGACTTCCTAGGCCATGATATGAATAAGACAGTGGTGCTATTATGAACAAGATAGCTAAACAAAGGATGCATGATATAGCTAAATATTTGGCtgttattaattaatatatacatatctagAAAGAGGTCTCTATAATATACCATATAACTTAactgaatttttatataaaaattcaacGAAGACAAAAAGACATTGGAAAAACAGTAGGGTCCGCCCTACCCCTATACCCTATCGAACCTTCTAGGGGGTTCTTTTGATATTTACCTCTGTTTTTCTAAATATGCTTGATTTATCAAATTTAGATATTACCTATCGACATACTGCCAAGGAATGTAAGTATTTAGTTTCAACCTCTACCTCTAGCCTCCATACCCTATGTAATTTTATGACAATCTTTGTTTAAATAAAGAGTGAGTGTGAATGTAATACTGGACAGATACTACTGAGTGCTGAGCCAGCAGTACAATAGGACCATGTACTCTTTGTCCCTACAAATTAATGACAACctcattttttctactttctatatatttttaacttttcctcaAATGCTCCAGCATCTGTCACATGTCTATCAATATTTTCCATATGCTCAAACACACCAGATATTGTTTTTTCCCGGAGCCATAACTTCCCAGAACCCTTTGGTCTTTCTTCCGCTTCCCTCTGTGGGGGGACTCTCTAGACTAGGTACAGAGCTGTCACCTTGGGCTCTCCCTTGGCTCTCTCTTTGACTGAATTCTGAGTCTTGGACcctatttcttttcccttcctattTAAGAGTACATTCACTAGTAACTTACGGGGGGAAAAAGCTCATATGAGAACTGAAATCCTGGTCACTTGCAtgtctaaaaatatctttatccTAGACTCACATTTGGTTGATAATATGACTGAGAATAAAATTATAGGTTGGAAATCCTTTCCACTGAAGATATCTGAAGATACTGCTTAATGCATTTCTGTCTTCCTATGTTACTACTGTGATATGTAATGCTATTCTGATTGGTCCTTTGAATGTAACCTCTAGCTACTCTTGCTGGAAGCTTTTAGTACAGCCTCTGTATCCCCAGTTTACTGAAATTTCATAATCAGTCCTCTTGGtctgtgtattttttattattctatcaGATCTCTCAACTTGCAAATCTATGATTCAGTTTGGAAAATGCTTTGGaaatctgttggtatcatctcccactattttctctgtcctctcatgCTCAAACTCCTATTAGTCAAATATTGGACCTTCTggtctatctttaatttttttaattatttgtctcctattttcctcatttaatattttctttctaattcctaGGAAATTGCTTCAACTTTACTTCCAATCTTTCCActaattttttttgggggggtatcattttttatttccaagagttatttcttatttattgaaaGAGTTTCAAAAGAGCATTCTGTTTTTTGAAGAGGCAACATTTCATTTCTTAGAGATTAATACCTCTTCCCCTCTGCCCTACCCGCAGTTTTTTCCCCTCTGCTCTCTACCTTGTTTCTTTTATGGGTTTGTTTGGCCTCTCATTTTGGAGGCTTTCCTCAACTATCAGGTTATCCTTGGCTGTCCACTCCTTTTCATGGCATTAAGAAGCTATTGTAAGTTCACTGTTTGGCTCCATATCCCTATCCTTTTCATACATCTGATATTCCTGGATCCAGAACCCTCAGCCTCtattttcttgaagaaaaaaatgcccaGTTTCCTAGAGGGGGAAGAAGTAGTTTACATAGGATTCAACCACTTAAGACTTTCTTCAGCCTTTCCGACGGTGACGACCTCCCCACGAGAACATGCCTCTCTCAAAGGATCTCCTTCGTCCCTCTccagaagaggagaagaggaaacacaagAAGAGGAGCCTGGTGCAGTGCCCTAATTCCTATTTCATGGATGTGAAATGCCCAGGATGCTATAAAACCACCACTGTCTTTGGCCATGCACAAACAGTAGTTCTGTGTGGTGGCTGTTTTACTGTCCTCTGCCAGCCCACAGGAGGAAAAGCAAGGCTTACCGAAGGATGCTCCTTCAGACGGAAGCAGCACTAAAAGCCCCCAGAATCAAGATGAATGGGAACCCATCCCAATAAACacattttggattaaaaaaaaagactttcttcaACCAGTACCTACTTTTAACCTCAAGCCTCATtcttgtattttcactttttactaCCAAGTGTTGAGTCTTTTTGGAGGTTTTGTAAACTTGCTTGCTAGTCTCTGCAGACAACCCAGAGTGTACCTCCCTCTACTTGGCTAAATTATTTAACActtttctactaatttttttatcttctaaaatttttttgtcattcttGTTTCTGTGATCTTAtactcctttttattcttttataataatgtTAGTGCtatttgaaaagaaaggaaataaatgtattaagTCAAACTCCCATGTTTAGCCAAAATACCCATGCAATAGTtttagatatctttttttttttttctttttttttttagtcttagATATCTTGAATAAAGTCATAAGCATATTTACTAAACTTCTGGATACCATGAAACTCATTAGGATAAATAATAACCTTGGATAACAGAATCAGGGTTCAACATGATTTCAAAAGGACAGTATCAAGAGGAAactagggacctccctggtggcgcagtagttaagaatccgcctgccaatgcaggggacatgggttcaggccctggtccgggaagatcccacacgccacagagcaactaagcctgtgtgccacaactactgagtctgcactctagagcccgcaagcaacaactactgaagcccatgcacctagagcccgtgctctgcaacaagagaagccaccgcaatgagaatcacgtgcaccacaatgaagagtagccctcgctcgccgcaactagagaaagcccgtgcacagcaacgaagacccaacacagccaaaaatgaataaataaattaattaatttttaaaaatgaggaaactaaacagggtaaattttttttaaatctctcactAAAATTAAGCAATTACCAGTTATATAATATGAAATTAGAACCTAGTTTCACAAAAAACAGGGAGTTTTAGTTTATCATGAGTTACTTATATGACTTCCTgtaacaagttttaaaataaaagaaaatctgtatcTTAGGATACACTAATGGAAAGCAGACCAGACCAAGGGACAAAACTACTGTATATTCTGAGTGGTTGTCAATAACTCTAACATCACATTTGAGAAAGGAAATCAACTAAATATCATTTAGAAAATGGATCCCAGGATATTGAGAGGTTCTAAAGCTAAGTTTTGTGGAAGATGGTAAAGATAAGAGGAATACTCAAAATGTTCAATGGAAGAACATTATAGCTGCTATTGAATAGCTGAAGAATTGTCCTTTACAATCAAGTAGCTCTATACTGTTCAAGATAACCAACCTAGGAGAAGTGGAGACAATGTGTTTAAGACAGATTTGGCTTAAATAACTGTGTAAAGCTGTAAGCTCTCCCCATTACTGGTCAGCCAGTCTCTCCAATATCAGCGACGTCATAGAGTAGATTGTTCCATTGAGAAGGAGCTTTAACTAGATGACATTAAGCTTGGTTCCACtaaaggaagacagaaataaagaaaccaagagtcaaagaaggtcattatataatgataaagggggtcaattcatcaagaagatacagcaagtgtaaatatttatgcacccaacactggagcacctaaatatataaagcaaatataacagaactaaaaggagaaacgAACAGCAATACAATAGTAgcaggggattttaacacctcactctcAATAACAGATCTTCCAGAGAATTAATAAGCAAACAGAAGATTTTAACAACATCACAGACTAAATGATCTAATAAACATACACAGAACAGTCCATCCAGTggcagcaaaatacacattcttctcaagcatacacagaacattctccaagacagaacatatgttaggccacaataCAAATTTCAACAAGATGGGTAAGACAGaaaccatatcaagtatctttcctgatCACAATGGTATTCAGACGTGTGTTTTCCAACACCCAAGCAATACCCGATTTCTTAGCAGACACTGAATGGGTGTCCTacaaatttaactcaattctgacactatctaccaggagatagcatcagatctcACAGGTGAAAGGCCCAGTCCCACAAGACTacccccacttcagacaccaatcGCAAGTCCAGGGTGTTACtttgtgcttctgaccaactggctataaattaaAGGTTCCTGCAACCCACTTctcaggttcaattaatttgctagaagtggtacacagaactcagagaaacattaaCGTATGTCTCtcagtttgttattattttttttaatttaatttaatttttatttatttttggctacgtcgggtctttgttgctgcgtgcaggctttctctagttgcggtgagcaggtcTACTCTTCATCCTCAGGCTACAGGCTCAGGGGTTCAGCAGTTCTGGTTCACGGGCTGttgagcacaggttcagtagttgtggcgcacaggcttagctgctccgcggcatgtgggatcttcctggaccagggctcaaacccgtgtcccctgcattggcaggcggattcttaactactgcgccaccagggaagccctctcagctTATTTAAAGGATTCAGGTGAACAGCCAGATAAAGAGGTAACACAGGGTGAGGTCTGGAAGTGTCCTGAGTGCAGGAGCTTCTATCGCCATAAGAACTGGGGTGCACCACCCCTCTGGCATGTAGATGCTACCAAATGCTACCAACATGGAAGATCTCTGAACctcatccttttgggttttttaatgGAGGCTCCAATACACAGACATAATTGATTATACCACAGGCCATTGGTGACTGCTTCAACCTTCAGCTCCTCTGTCCTCcccagaggtggggaagggggaaatggggagtggaactgaaagttccaaccctcttaTCATAGTTGGCTCCCCTGGCAACTGGTCTCCATCATTCAGTTACCTAGGGGCCTTCAAAAATTCACCTTATTAacaaactcaggtgtggttgaaaggggcttgttgtAAATAAAAAGACACCCATTTCACCTTTATGGCTTTGAACTGagaacaaaagatgttcctaCTGCTTGCTtaagaaattacaagggtttttgGGAGTTGTGAGTCAGGAACCAAGAACAAAGACCAAAATATATGtgttataaatcacaatatcacaggcaTGAAACTAtaaatcagtaacagaaggaaaattggaaaattcacaaatacgtGGAAATCAATCAACACactactgaacaaccaatagatcaaagaagaaatcaaaagggaaatcaaaaaatatcttgagacaaacaaaaatggaaacacaacaaaccaaaacttatgggatgcagcaaaaacagttttaagaggaatatttatagctataaatgtctacattaagaaaaaagaaagatcccaaataaacaaccaacatttcacctcaaggaactagaaaaagaacaaactaagcccaatgTCCACAAAAAgcaataataaagattagagcagaaataaccgaaatggagaaaggaaaccaatataaaagattaatgaaactaacacttggttctttaaaaagataaacaaaattgacaaacctatagctagactaaccaagggaaaagagaggactcaagtaaaattataaatgaaaaaggaaagaaaaaaattgtaaatgaaagaggagacattacaactgataccacagaaatataaaggatcataagagactactatgaacaatcataccccaataaaatggacaacctacgagaaatggataaattcctagaagcatGACCACTTGCTGTTAAggtaattaaacaaggaggcaaTTGGGGTTTAATTGTCTGAGGTGGTTCTAATGCCTTGGTAGCCCACGttgcaaaccaaaacctaagccaGCATAAATGCACTGGGATCTGAGAAAATGAAACTTAAGAACAATCCCAAGTAAGGCAACTGCTTAAGATACAGCCAATCAAATAACTATTTTGCTTCGGTGTCTTGTCTATAAAAACCTCGCCCGTAGCTCCTGTGCATGGAGCACTTCTAAAATCACTTCTGGACTGGTGCTATGCAATTCAAATTAATGtctgctcaaataaactcttcaaCATTTTAATGTGcaacaggttttgtttttcttttttaacacttccaagactgaatcatgaagatgtagataatctgaatagataaataatgagTATGGAGACTGAATCGGTAatcaaaacctcccaacaaagaaaagcacaAGACTAGATGGTTTCACTGAGAAATTCTAGGAAGCATATAAGAAAGAATTAATGTCAATCCTGCTCAAATTCTTCCCCCAAAATTGAAGAGAaatcactcccaaactcattttatgaagccagcattacccaaagccagagaaggaaactacaagaaaactataagccaataaCCCTGATGaatttagatgcaaaaattctcagtaaaataaCAGCAAACCatattcaacagcacattaaaagaatcatacaccatgatcaaatgggatttatccctgtgatacaaggatggttcaatgcacacaaattaatcaatgtgataaaccacattaacagaatgaaagaccAAAATGATATGAtctggatagaaaaaaaaaacactggacaaaattcaacatcatttccTGATAAAAAACCATCTACAAGCTGGATATAGaaggaacgtacctcaacataataaaggccatatatgacaagcccacagctgacTTCACAATGGTGAAAGGCTGAcagcttttcccctaagatcggAAACAAGACAAAGGTGATCTAAACACTCCTagtcaacacagtactggaagtcccAACCACAGCAATTAGGTAGGAAAGacataaaaggcatccaaatcagaaggaagaaataaaagtatctctgttcgcagatgacatgattttatacagaaaaatcttaaagactACACCATAAAACCGTTAGAACTAATAATTCATTAAAGCTGCAGGTTACAAAAtcagcatacaaaaatcagttgcacttctatacactaagaacaaactagatgaaaataaacaatctcatttaaaataatataaaaaaataaaatacctaataactctcccagacttcagacaatactataaagctacagtgatcaaaacagtgtggtactggtacaaaaacagacatatggatcaatggaacaaaatagaaagcccagaaataaatccacatacctatggtcaattaatctttgacaaaggaggcaagaatataaaatgggaaaaagacagtctcttcatcaagtggtgctgggaaagttggacagctgcgtgtaaatcaatgaagttagaacacatcctcacaccatgcacaaaaataaactcaaaatggcttaaggataagacatgaaaccataaaactcctagaagagagcataggcaaaacattctctgacataaatagtaccaatgttttcttaggtcagtctcccaaggcaatagaaataaaaacaaaaataaacaaacgggacctaagcaaacttacaagcttttgcacagcaagggaaaccatttaaaaaaaaaaaaaaagacaacctatggaatgggagaaaatatttgcaaatgatgcaaccaacaagggcttcatttctaaaatatagaaacagttcatacaactcaacaacagaaaagcaaacaatccaatcaaaaaatgggcaaaaaaaaaaaaaaaaaaaaaaaaaaaaatgggcaaaagaccttaatagacatttctccaaagaagacatacagatggccagtaggcacatggaaagatgctcaacatcactaattattagagaaatgcaaatcaaaaatacaatgaggtaccacctcacaccagtcagaatggccaccattaaaaagtctacaaataacaaatgctggagagggtgtggagaaaagggaaccctcctacactgttggtgggaatataaattggcgcagccactatggaaaacagtatggaggttcctcaggaaactaaaaatagaattcccatatgatccagcaatcccacttcctggtcatatacccagacaaaactataactcaaaaagatacatgcacccctatgttcatagcagcactattcacaatagctaagacatggaaacaacctaaatgtccatcaacagatgaatggataaagcagatgtaatacatatatacaatgaaatattactcagccataaaaaagaatgaaataatggcatctacagcaacatggatgcagcaagagattatcatactaagtgaagtaagtcagaaagagaaagacaaataccatatgatatcacttgtatgtggaatctaaaatatggcataaatgaacctatctacaaaacagaaacagactcacagacatagagatcagacctgtggttgccaagggggaggggggaagggagagggatggactgggaatttggcattggtagatacaaactattacatttagaatggataaacaacaaggtcctactgtatagcacagggaactacacccAATCCCCtgggataagccataatggaaaagaatattttaaaaagaatgtctatatgtataaaactgagtcactttgctgtacaacagagattgccacaacactgtaaatcaactatactgcaatttaaaaaattaaaaatgaaataaaatacctagcaataaatttaagcaaggaagtgaaagacctgtacataAAAACTGTAAGGCATTGATGAgaaaaattgaagacacaaataaatgaaaatatatccatGTTTATGGACTGGaacaattaatattgttaaaatgtccataccacccaaaATGATCTACACAtgcaatgcaatctctatcaaaattccaatggcatttttcacagaaatagaaaatcaatcctaaagtttatatggaaccacaaaagatcctgaatagccaaagtaatcttgagagggaagaacaaagctggaggcatcacacttctcGACCTgaaactacattacaaagctttagtaatcaaaacattatgtactggcataaaaacagacacacagaccaatggaacagaatcaagagcccggACATAAACCCATGAATATacggtcaactaatatttgaaaagGGAGCCAAGAAgactcaatggggaaaagatagtctcttcaatagtaggtactgggaaaactgtatattcacatgcagaagaataaaattagaccTCTATATTacatcactcacaaaaattaactcaaaatggattaaagacttaaataaatgtaaggcctaaaactcctataagaaaatatagtgaaaatgctccttaacattggtcttggcaatgatttttttggatataacaccaaaagcacaagaaggaaagcaaaaaacaagtggaactacatcaaactaaaaagcgtctgcacagcaaaagaaacaatcaacaaaatgaaaaggcaacctataaaatgggagaaaacatttgtaaactatatatctgataagggattattattcaaaatatataagaaactcatataataataacaaaaataaataaataaaactgggcaaaggatctgaacagaaaTACTTCcaaagtatatgaaaaggtgttcaacatcattagggaaacacaagtcaaaaccacaatgaggggggcttccctggtggcacagtggttaagaatccgcctgccaatgcgggagacacgagtttgagtcctggtccaggaagatcccacatgccgcagagcaactaagcccgtgcgccacaactactgagcctgcatgccacagctactgaagcccgcacacctagagcccgtgctctgcaacaagagaagccaccgcaatgagaagcctgcgcaccccaacgaagagtagcccctgctcgccgcaactagagaaagcccacgcacagcaacgaagacccaacacagccagcaataaataaataaatatttttttttaattagtaaaaaaaaaaaaaaaacacaatgagatatcacctcacatttgTTAGAAtcactataatcaaaaagacatgagggggcttccctggtggcgcagtggttgagagtccgcctgccgatgcaggttcgtgccccgg
Above is a genomic segment from Phocoena sinus isolate mPhoSin1 chromosome 20, mPhoSin1.pri, whole genome shotgun sequence containing:
- the LOC116746411 gene encoding 40S ribosomal protein S27-like is translated as MPLSKDLLRPSPEEEKRKHKKRSLVQCPNSYFMDVKCPGCYKTTTVFGHAQTVVLCGGCFTVLCQPTGGKARLTEGCSFRRKQH